A single Musa acuminata AAA Group cultivar baxijiao chromosome BXJ2-1, Cavendish_Baxijiao_AAA, whole genome shotgun sequence DNA region contains:
- the LOC103997394 gene encoding uncharacterized protein LOC103997394 → MASSLVLRSFTSSCSVAFGTRRFLPHLFGAATCRFFARSMAADSATASGPFRKVQIQRDDTTFDAYVAGKDNAPGIVVLQEWWGVDFEIKNHALHIAQMNPGYRTLIPDLYRGKLGLDAAEAQHLMEGLDWQGAVKDIRASVNWLKSTGSSKVGVTGYCMGGALSIASGVLVPEADAVVAFYGSPPPQLADPSLAKAPIQAHFGELDNIVGFSDISAAKALEEKLKSSGVPYEVYIYPGCAHAFMNASPDGIKRRKEMGMADGDPAAVELAWSRFSSWMGQYLLSP, encoded by the exons ATGGCGTCGTCTTTGGTGCTGAGGTCGTTTACTTCGTCTTGCTCCGTCGCCTTCGGAACCCGTCGCTTCCTACCGCATCTCTTCGGGGCCGCTACTTGCAGATTCTTCGCTCGATCCATGGCCGCCGACTCCGCCACTGCTTCCGGCCCCTTCCGGAAGGTTCAGATCCAAAGAGACGACACC ACATTTGATGCATATGTAGCTGGCAAAGATAATGCTCCAGGGATAGTAGTTCTGCAAGAGTGGTGGGGAGTTGATTTTGAGATCAAGAACCATGCTTTACACATTGCACAAATGAATCCAGGTTATAGAACTCTTATTCCAGA TTTGTATCGTGGAAAGCTTGGTCTGGATGCTGCTGAGGCACAACACTTGATGGAAGGCTTGGACTGGCAGGGTGCTGTTAAGGACATACGTGCTTCAGTTAATTGGCTTAAATCAACTGGTTCATCAAAG GTTGGTGTGACTGGATATTGCATGGGAGGCGCCCTGTCTATTGCAAGTGGAGTTCTGGTTCCTGAAGCTGATGCTGTAGTAGCCTTTTATGGAAGTCCTCCACCTCAACTTGCTGATCCATCATTGGCCAAGGCACCTATTCAAGCTCATTTCGGGGAGCTGGATAACATTGTTGGATTCTCTGATATCAGT GCAGCAAAAGCATTGGAAGAGAAGCTAAAATCCTCTGGAGTTCCGTATGAGGTGTATATTTATCCAGGCTGCGCTCATGCGTTCATGAACGCATCtccagatggcatcaaaaggagGAAGGAAATGGGAATGGCTGACGGCGACCCTGCAGCTGTTGAATTGGCTTGGTCTCGCTTCAGTTCCTGGATGGGGCAGTACTTGCTGTCTCCGTAA